A region of Thermus caldifontis DNA encodes the following proteins:
- a CDS encoding superoxide dismutase — MPYPFTLPELGYPYEALEPHIDAKTMEIHHQKHHGAYVNNLNAALEKYPYLHGAEVEVLLRHLAALPADIQTAVRNNGGGHLNHSLFWELLTPGGAKEPVGELKKAIDEQLGGFAALKEKLTQAAMARFGSGWAWLVKDPFGKLHVISTPNQDNPVMEGFTPIVGIDVWEHAYYLKYQNRRADYLAAIWNVLNWDKVEGFFQKG; from the coding sequence ATGCCGTATCCGTTTACGCTACCGGAACTGGGTTACCCGTACGAGGCCCTCGAGCCCCACATCGACGCCAAGACCATGGAGATCCACCACCAGAAGCACCACGGGGCCTACGTGAACAACCTGAACGCCGCCCTGGAGAAGTACCCCTACCTGCACGGGGCGGAGGTGGAGGTGCTCCTGCGCCACCTGGCCGCCCTGCCCGCGGACATCCAGACCGCGGTGCGCAACAACGGGGGTGGGCACCTGAACCATAGCCTCTTCTGGGAGCTCCTAACCCCCGGGGGAGCCAAGGAGCCGGTGGGGGAACTTAAGAAGGCCATCGACGAGCAGCTTGGGGGCTTCGCCGCCCTGAAGGAGAAGCTCACCCAGGCGGCCATGGCCCGCTTCGGCTCCGGCTGGGCTTGGCTGGTCAAGGATCCCTTCGGCAAGCTCCACGTCATCTCCACCCCCAACCAGGACAACCCCGTCATGGAGGGGTTCACCCCCATCGTGGGCATCGACGTGTGGGAGCACGCCTACTACCTCAAGTACCAAAACCGCCGGGCGGACTACCTAGCCGCCATCTGGAACGTGCTGAACTGGGATAAGGTGGAAGGCTTCTTCCAAAAGGGTTAA